AAAAACCATGAAAACCCTAAATATAatattttacattatcaattcaattGCTCTGGTTATGATTTTATAATAATAGCAACAATTTGAATAGAACAAGCCATTCATCATCCTTTCTTGCTTAACCGCTTGAGTGAAAGAATGAACAGAACACAGGAACTAGGTCAAAACCGGAAGAATAAACTTGATCTGCGCTGCcataaaatactgaaaatttgttcaaactaaaacacataatttttcccatatcattatttattaatgaaataatcagtCAAGAAGAAGATAAGTTAAGATAAGATGAGTTGTCTATATCAAGCACCGTGGTACTAATGTACAtgcgcactaaacaaatgaagaacaagctgtGATAAGTCATCCATACTGAGTACTACAGTAGTAAGGTATtagcgcactaaacaaatgaagaataaGTAGTGATGAGTCATCCGTACTAAGTAATAAAGTACTAACGTACAAATGCACTAAAGTAATGAAGAGCAAGCTGTGATGAATCGTCCATACCAAGTGCTACAGTACTAACATACCAAGGCATTAAACAAATGAggaacaagccgtgatgagttgtctgtaccaagtactacagtactaacgtactaaggcactaaacaaatgaagaacaagctgtGACAAGTTGTCTGTACCAAGAACTACAGTACAAATGTACTAgtgcactaaacaaatgaagaacaagctgtGATGAGTTGTCCCTACCAAGTGCTACGGCACTAAAACACTAGGCAAATAAACATGCTGTGGTGAGTGTCTGCACTGAGTACTATGGTACTAATGTACTaaggcactaaacaaatgaagaagaagccgtgatgagttgtctgTACTAAGTACTATGGTATTGACAtactaagcaaataaacatgctGTGGTGAGTGTCTGTACTGAGTGCTACGGTACTAACATACTAAACAAATGAACATGCTGTGGTGAGTGTGTTTGATACTAGTAGAGTGCCCTCTGATATTGCGATAGGAAGCTTGAAGCGTCTACTGCAACATGTAGGTCGTCTTAGCTTGTGTAACAAAGAGCAATAAGACAAGTAGAATGCAATTCATTCCAGAATAAACAATTTTGGATGCAATATAATTTCGAATAAAGCATCCGATGAGTTGTAGTATTAGCTTGGTGTACTTACTCCTTTATACATGACGCGTGattagataaaaaataatcatgcaTGATTTAATAGAAAAATTCAGCGTAATGTGTTATTGGAAACCCCTGCTTTGCCAACCTTTGCATATATTGCGTGCTGCTGCATGCAATATCCTGTACAAAAAAGTAAACTCCATTTCCCAGCTGATAGGCAGTCAGTAAACTTTTGTACCTCTGCTGAAAAAGCCTCTTTATATGCCTCCAAGAACCCACTGAATGAGACCCAGCGGTGGTTTCTCTGAAAAAAGATAAGATcaaaggattttaattttttcctcaaataatCTTATCAATCAAGTACATGAAACTGGTTACTCAAGTTTAGGGGAACATGTATCTTGAATGGAACAACACTCACCCAAGGCTCGGTTTCCACTTGTAGAAATTATGATCCATATAGGACACGTTGCTTGCCTCAGTGAAAGATGAATGAATACCTTTTGGATAAATATGCGCTCCACTTTGGTCAGTGAAGTGCCCAATGCTATATGTAGTTTTACACTCTTTGCACTCAAGAGCTAACTTACTGGCAGGCAAAGGGCCTGTTGAACCATGAACAATTACTTTCGTGGGGCTGCTGTGCATTTGAAGGCGCTATTCACATTTCAAACACGATTCCTCTGGGGTAATGATGAACTTGTTGAAATGACAACAGTTATCTCCAGTAAGAGACCATAAAATGTCTTCTAGAGCAATGGAGGAGGATAGAAACTTAGGGCAATATTGTTCCAAGAACTCAAAGGAGGATTTCACTTCAGCTGGTGACAATGGAAAACCCATCTTGGATGTCATGTCTGAGATGAATGAAAACCAAATCAGAACACTTGATCCTTGCATTGTCTTGCTTAAAGTGGGAGGGACGTGATCCAAAGCCAACTTTAAAATGACTACACCATGAAGACCCATGGCCACAGACAACAAAAGAAGGGCTTGGTCTTCCTTTAATAGAACGTTGTTTCTAATCACGAAAGAGGGGTCGAAACTCTTCAATATCGAGACTGCTGCATCGATCTCCTCTTGGATGCACAGATTTGGCCAGTGATCATATCTGGCTGAAAGCACTCGGCCAGATTCTTCATGATGCTTCTGAAAGAAGTGACGAAGTGAATGTAATGGAATCAAACTGTGGTCAACTATGTATGCAGTTTTTTTGCCAAATAATTGAAacgaaataattgaaaaaagaattaaatagAAAGCAACTTGATAATTGCACTTAATAACAGAGGAATAAGTTCTTATTGTTATAGGGCTCAAAAGCTTCTgcaatttgttaaataaacaaCTGTTGCTGCGGGCAACAAGGGATTTCATATTAAGTGATACTGGTTAATTATTGTTTGAAACAATCGCTCACTAAAATACACTTAAGACATGAAGAGAATAATGCAAAAAATGTCTCACCTCCATCCCTTTCAATTTCCTGACGAGTTTTGCTAAAGAAAGCTGAGAATGCTAAAACATGATGCAGGTGACAAGAAAATGTCGGTATGGGGTGAACAaaactttgatgaaaacaaaaataatcaaatatagGAAGTGCAGTATTGAACACTCTCTTGAACTCTGGAGTATTTTTCCATTCAAAGCTACATATAGGACAAAAAGAAtcagaaatattaatttttttgcagatatCATCAATAGTAATTTATAAGCACACTTGcatgtcattttcttttttaaaaaaaagttgatacaTGGGATATTTACCACCTCAAAATGGAAATGAGAAGGCTCTGGATTAGAAGAGTATTTTTGTAATtggcaacaaagaaacaagagGGGGACATGGGGGCTTCTGAATACTGCATTACCACTAACAAAATGGAACTAACACCACATCAcccaaaaatattatcaaagcACCGACATCACAATATATTCTAAGTCTCAGCATTTGAATGTTTTGGTTTCACTCATCTTTACCTCGCGCTAGTCTTTGGCTGACCGATAGTGCATGTCTAGGGGTCAAGTAAAATATTACTGAATTCAGTTAGGGGTCAGTCAGCTAATGTTTATTTAAGATTCACTTGGATTTATCGCTTATTTTGTGGGACAATTTACCACGGTTTTATCGAAATCCTAGTTTTCTCTAGGTTAGAGAATAGACTGCAACTCAGAAATGGTTTATTTCACTAATAAACCATTGATTTAAGCAACACCACAATGCGATTTGTTTTTCACCGCAATgccacattaaaaaaaagggtcaaCTTAGTACCTTATTACACCGTGCACCATTTATTTTGTACCAGACTGCCTTACACGAGTCTGCTAGGTTCCAGTCCTTTAAAAGAACAGTAATACGTTAGTATGCAAGTCATTTGTGCCAATAGAGTACGAAAGAGTTACGTCACGCTTCCATGGCAACCAAATTTCCTGTTCTAAACAAACGCTCGTGAAACAAGATGGCGGTGCTGACAATTGCATCTCTACTTTCTTTCTTCGAAAATGAGAATAAATCCGTTTCACGAGGTGAAAATCACTTCAAATCTAACCATGTGGAAAGCTTTAGTGCAAGTCAAGGTTTTTTGAAGGGCCAGGTTCACGCTAGTATGAAAAAAGTGTATAATGTGACGGTAAGTGAAATGCGGTAAATGACCACCATTGAAATGAAAGCTTATAGAAAAATactgttaaactttgtttattataattttctttttagatatACCTTGACCAAAACAATGCGATTAAATCGAGCGAGTGCGAGTGTCCACGGAGAGCTTATAAATGTAGCAATGCTGCAGCTCTGTTCATCTATGGAATTTATAACTTGAGTCGGACTGATGTTGAGTGTTCATGGAAAAAACGGAATGCACCTGATATTTCTCGGAAATCTATTTCTGAAATGTTTCCTCCAACCAAGCCAGGATATACAGCCTTACTCCGACAACCAAATCAAGGCGATCAAGAAGCGCTGTATTCAGAATTGCGAGCGTATGGAAAGTTCACTGGCCTATGCTGGCTGTTAAGCCCAGAGCCAAAACAACTGGGGGATCTGCCTGTCTCAACAGTGGAAGAGCTAATTTTTTCTGAGGAATTTCTCACTCTATCTACTGCTGTTGAATAACTAGTTTATCAGACGAAAATTAAAGGTTGAGAGAGAAATTGTAAATCAGATCAGCTCTTTAACTGTCAGTCAGAGAAACAATCCCTCCTGGCATTTAGTGAGGAAGAGGCGCTTGACTGCAAGCAATTTTGGCTCTCTCATCAATGCTAAGAGGGTTACCCCAGCCCCTATTAAGCGTCTCTTGGGGGAATATGACATCTCACGTGTCAAAGCTGTGGCATGGGGAGTCACAAATGAGGCTGAAGCCATCAAAACATTTACTGCCAAAACTCATCTTGAAGTTGTTGAGACGGGGGTGTGGCTTGACGAGTCAGGCGTTCTTGGAGCTTCCCCTGATGGATTAGTGGGTGAAGACCATGTTCTAGAGGCGAAGTGTTCCTATACATTCAGAGATGCAAGTATTGAGGAAGCTTTGAAAAGTGACACATTTTGTTTGGAGAAAAAAGAGGATGGATCGTACTCACTAAAAAGGAATCATGTCTACTGGCACCAAGTGCAAGGGCAAATGTACTTAGCCAAACGAAATTACTGTTACTTTGTTGTTTGGAAAAATCGCAGGTGTGTAGTTAATGAAATCAAGAAGGATCCATCCTGGGAAGAAAACCTTACCAGGCTCAGGGAATTTTACTTTAAACACCTCTTCCCCAAAATTGTTGAGGGAGAACTATAGTTTGTAGAATTATTGCGAGGTTTAAAACCAGCAGGAAGTTTGTACCATGTTCCCGTTAGACAATTTTAATACTGGAACAATAACAAGAACAGCAACCTTCCATGTTCAGTAATGAAAACAAACccatttttattgagaattatCAAATATTCTTGATGTTGTGTTTTCTATAACATTTAAGAttagaataaaggggtaagtttctaaagaaactgtggtgctgcgtcggtgggagagtatagcaggtaatttagtgttaccaccgtaaagggtaaaaaagctgacatttcaagcgttagccctttgtcagagcgattactgaatcgctctgacgaagggctaacactcgaaacatcagcttttttatcctttacggtggctaatttacgttttcaacccagttgttaacactaaattacctgatttAAGATTAGAGTTGCATTTGTTTACAGCTGAAAATGCTGGCTTTACTGTATGTGACTTCAGACAAATGCTCTATTATTTTGTTAACATACTATACAttacaaaaatagaaaatgcaCCCTTATTTTATAAACATTGCCATTGCCACTTGCCATATGGTTCATTAGGCAGTCGTTCGTCATGAACTGTAAACAGTTTCCAACTAAAGCATGAATGAATGAATCTCATGgtaatgtatttatttataGTCTACTGAATTTTTCAAGCATATCATGCGAGTCAACGACTGATCAaagctgttttccttttcaccaGAActaatgtaaggatattactTAAGATACTATCGCAAAGACTTTGTGAGATATTAGTCCTTGACATCACAGCTCAAAACACAAGCCAAACAGCAAAACACCGCGAAAGCGCCACGCAACTGATAACACACAATCTACGACAAACTATAAATTAACCTTACCTTATTAATCGAATCCAGCGTTGGTACTCCccctttttcttaattttacgTGGAAACCCATAGAATTTACAAGTATGTGATTCGGAATGATGGTCACAGCCCGGTACAAAGCAGTGAACCATCACGATCTTTCACCTCTAACTTCGGCTCTCTGTCTGCTCAGTTGACGATTAAGATCTTCTTTCAAACGAATAAATTTTCGTCTACGTCATCAAAAGTTACACAAAAAACTTACAGTCCACTCAATAAAGGAAGCTATGAAAATAAAGGccgaaaaactgaaaaggagtTGAAAGCCGCGCTTGTAATGCTACGCT
This region of Pocillopora verrucosa isolate sample1 chromosome 3, ASM3666991v2, whole genome shotgun sequence genomic DNA includes:
- the LOC131790843 gene encoding LOW QUALITY PROTEIN: uncharacterized protein (The sequence of the model RefSeq protein was modified relative to this genomic sequence to represent the inferred CDS: inserted 2 bases in 1 codon; substituted 1 base at 1 genomic stop codon), whose amino-acid sequence is MAVLTIASLLSFFENENKSVSRGENHFKSNHVESFSASQGFLKGQVHASMKKVYNVTIYLDQNNAIKSSECECPRRAYKCSNAAALFIYGIYNLSRTDVECSWKKRNAPDISRKSISEMFPPTKPGYTALLRQPNQGDQEALYSELRAYGKFTGLCWLLSPEPKQLGDLPVSTVEELIFSEEFLTLSTAVEXLXFIRRKLKVEREIVNQISSLTVSQRNNPSWHLVRKRRLTASNFGSLINAKRVTPAPIKRLLGEYDISRVKAVAWGVTNEAEAIKTFTAKTHLEVVETGVWLDESGVLGASPDGLVGEDHVLEAKCSYTFRDASIEEALKSDTFCLEKKEDGSYSLKRNHVYWHQVQGQMYLAKRNYCYFVVWKNRRCVVNEIKKDPSWEENLTRLREFYFKHLFPKIVEGEL